The following proteins come from a genomic window of Gloeomargarita sp. SRBZ-1_bins_9:
- a CDS encoding transglutaminase family protein, protein MRGYASGVQTLFRTLHPPVLRSLRGLAVWQGRLLTVDPRTGYLAAIDPRTENLCILNRDTTHYLRAIGGWWLEGRTLWFTDGDQVYRSVCRIGDGLWHLAEPERVWTLPDRVEGIAKAGDWLYLSSRGRGCLWALNLVDKTRQTWPAPGVGTLQLTLIGETLWACDDTEQSVFQLNRRTGQVELTVITPYEHPVGLTRWRGQYYVAYSGEEPYIRDEPNASPPLQLGFRDRVFIHPLVFRYYPAGDYTLSNGFVLELSYLEEWAPVQEVTLERLEWRIALPATTDRQRVRSVEPVGIPFALEWEEGQPVAVFRFERLDDRQALVFGWKAVLEVFSIKYQIPPGAGASVPPLEPAMQQRYLMDDDDLSMDHPLVQAAAKEAVGDAQTFPEKLRAIRNYVYDRLRYQMRGTIDPPHIVLQRGTGSCGEYVGLLLALLRLNGIACRTMGRYKCPRTPELKQVPLLPQFNHVWLEVYWPGRGWLPLESNTDHLQDRPWLQLQRFFLGLGWFHLELGRGIRFERLRLADGSRPELGLGDLAINHIRCVIYEEIAPPTPPDK, encoded by the coding sequence ATGAGAGGTTATGCCAGTGGGGTACAAACCCTGTTTCGCACCCTGCACCCCCCGGTTTTACGGAGTTTGCGAGGTTTAGCGGTATGGCAGGGTCGGCTGCTGACGGTGGACCCCCGGACCGGCTACTTGGCGGCGATTGACCCCCGCACGGAAAACCTGTGCATCTTGAACCGGGACACCACCCATTACCTGCGGGCCATCGGCGGCTGGTGGCTGGAGGGACGAACTCTGTGGTTCACCGACGGGGACCAGGTGTATCGCAGTGTGTGCCGCATCGGTGATGGCCTTTGGCACCTGGCAGAACCGGAACGGGTGTGGACCTTGCCCGACCGGGTTGAGGGGATTGCCAAGGCGGGGGATTGGCTGTACCTCAGCAGTCGCGGGCGGGGCTGTTTGTGGGCGCTGAACCTGGTGGATAAAACAAGGCAAACCTGGCCGGCACCGGGGGTAGGCACCCTCCAATTGACCTTGATCGGGGAAACCCTGTGGGCCTGTGACGATACGGAGCAGAGCGTCTTTCAGCTCAATCGCCGGACAGGTCAGGTGGAATTGACGGTGATTACCCCCTATGAGCACCCGGTGGGCCTAACCCGCTGGCGGGGGCAATACTACGTGGCCTACAGCGGCGAAGAACCCTATATCCGGGACGAACCCAATGCCAGTCCGCCCTTGCAGTTGGGCTTCCGGGACCGGGTGTTTATTCATCCCCTGGTGTTTCGCTACTACCCCGCCGGGGACTACACCCTGAGCAACGGGTTTGTGCTGGAGCTGAGTTACCTGGAGGAGTGGGCGCCGGTGCAGGAGGTAACCCTAGAGCGCCTGGAATGGCGAATTGCCCTGCCGGCCACCACCGATAGGCAACGGGTGCGGTCGGTCGAACCGGTGGGCATCCCTTTTGCGCTGGAGTGGGAGGAAGGGCAACCGGTGGCAGTATTTCGCTTTGAGCGTCTGGATGACCGCCAGGCTCTGGTGTTCGGCTGGAAGGCCGTACTGGAGGTGTTTAGCATCAAGTACCAAATTCCCCCCGGCGCCGGAGCGTCCGTGCCGCCTTTAGAACCGGCCATGCAACAGCGCTACTTGATGGACGACGACGACTTGAGCATGGACCATCCCCTGGTGCAGGCGGCAGCCAAGGAGGCGGTGGGGGACGCCCAGACCTTCCCGGAAAAACTGCGGGCCATTCGCAACTACGTCTATGACCGGCTGCGCTACCAGATGCGGGGGACCATTGACCCGCCCCACATCGTCCTGCAACGGGGCACCGGCTCCTGCGGGGAATATGTGGGCCTGTTACTGGCCTTGCTGCGGCTCAATGGCATCGCCTGTCGCACCATGGGACGCTACAAATGCCCCCGCACGCCCGAGCTCAAACAGGTGCCCCTACTGCCCCAGTTCAACCACGTTTGGCTGGAGGTGTATTGGCCGGGGCGGGGATGGCTGCCTTTGGAATCGAACACGGACCACCTGCAGGACCGGCCCTGGCTGCAATTGCAACGGTTTTTCCTGGGGCTGGGTTGGTTTCACCTGGAGTTGGGGCGGGGGATTCGCTTTGAACGTCTGCGCCTGGCCGATGGCTCCCGCCCGGAGCTGGGGCTAGGGGATTTGGCCATTAACCACATCCGCTGCGTGATCTACGAAGAAATCGCCCCGCCTACACCACCCGATAAATAA
- a CDS encoding diflavin flavoprotein codes for MVATFTLAQQKRLSLQVATIGAHTIAIRSLDWDRDRFDIEFGLQNGTTYNSFLIQADRTALVDTSHAKFRDLYLPRLQELTDLRQLDYLIISHTEPDHSGLVRDLLELAPQVTVVGSKVALQFLDDLVHRPYRRLQVKQGDRLDLGQGHVLEFISAPNLHWPDTILTWDQGTRILFTCDVFGLHYCRETLYDESLPEIEADFRYYYDCLMGPNARSVLAALKRLAPLGQPALIATGHGPLLRYHIPDWMDRYRDWSENQEKSGTTIAVFYVADYGYSDRLCQAVAHGVTKTGTAVEMVDMKSADLQEVRELVERSQGVVMAMPPVRGEWAEHLRAVVGTILGSVQNKQGFGLVESGGGDDDNIHLLAAKLRDLGLTMTFPPLRLDGPPTPATYQRAEEAGTDLGQWVNRDRTIQQMKSLDSDLDRALGRLSGGLYIITARQGERSGAMLASWVSQASFQPLGLTVAVAKDRAIEALMQVGDTFVLNVLEAGNYQHLMKHFLKRFGPGEDRFAGVKTQPAKNGSPILADALAYLECTVVSRMECSDHWIIYATVQDGRVAKPDGLTAVHHRKVGNHY; via the coding sequence ATGGTAGCGACGTTCACACTGGCCCAGCAAAAACGGCTATCCCTGCAGGTAGCAACTATTGGTGCCCATACGATTGCCATTCGCTCCTTGGACTGGGACCGGGACCGGTTTGATATTGAATTTGGCTTGCAAAACGGCACGACCTACAACTCCTTTCTGATCCAAGCCGATCGTACAGCCCTGGTGGATACTTCCCATGCCAAGTTTCGGGACTTGTATCTCCCCCGCCTGCAAGAACTCACGGACCTGCGGCAACTGGACTATTTGATCATCAGTCACACGGAGCCAGACCACAGCGGCCTGGTGCGGGACCTTCTGGAGTTGGCGCCCCAGGTGACGGTGGTGGGGTCCAAGGTGGCCTTGCAATTTTTGGATGACTTGGTGCATCGGCCCTATCGGCGGTTGCAGGTGAAGCAGGGGGACCGGCTTGATTTGGGGCAGGGGCATGTGCTGGAGTTTATCAGCGCCCCCAATCTGCACTGGCCGGACACCATCTTGACCTGGGACCAGGGCACCCGCATTTTGTTTACCTGCGATGTCTTTGGCCTGCACTATTGCCGGGAAACCCTCTATGACGAATCCCTACCGGAGATCGAAGCCGACTTTCGCTACTACTACGACTGTTTGATGGGGCCGAATGCCCGGTCGGTGTTGGCGGCCCTGAAACGCTTGGCGCCCTTGGGGCAACCAGCTTTGATTGCCACCGGTCACGGCCCCCTGCTGCGCTATCACATCCCGGATTGGATGGACCGTTACCGGGACTGGAGCGAAAACCAGGAAAAAAGCGGCACCACCATCGCTGTGTTTTACGTGGCGGATTACGGCTACAGCGACCGGCTTTGCCAGGCGGTGGCTCACGGGGTGACCAAGACCGGCACGGCGGTGGAAATGGTGGATATGAAATCGGCGGACCTGCAGGAGGTGCGGGAGCTGGTTGAACGCAGCCAGGGGGTAGTCATGGCCATGCCGCCGGTCCGTGGCGAGTGGGCGGAGCACCTGCGGGCCGTGGTGGGGACGATTCTGGGGTCGGTGCAGAACAAGCAGGGCTTTGGCCTGGTGGAATCCGGCGGGGGTGACGATGACAACATCCACCTGTTGGCGGCCAAGTTGCGGGATTTGGGATTAACGATGACGTTTCCGCCCTTGCGTTTGGATGGCCCCCCGACCCCGGCGACTTACCAGCGGGCCGAAGAGGCGGGAACGGACCTAGGGCAGTGGGTCAACCGGGACCGCACCATCCAGCAGATGAAATCCCTTGACAGCGACCTCGACCGGGCTTTGGGGCGTCTGAGCGGGGGGTTATACATCATCACAGCGCGCCAAGGAGAACGCAGCGGTGCGATGTTGGCCAGTTGGGTTAGCCAGGCCAGTTTTCAGCCCCTGGGGTTGACCGTTGCCGTGGCCAAGGACCGGGCCATCGAAGCCTTGATGCAGGTGGGGGATACCTTTGTGCTGAACGTCCTGGAGGCGGGGAACTATCAGCACCTGATGAAGCACTTTTTGAAGCGGTTTGGCCCTGGGGAGGACCGGTTTGCGGGGGTGAAGACCCAGCCGGCTAAAAATGGTTCTCCTATCTTGGCGGACGCTCTGGCTTACCTGGAGTGCACCGTGGTCAGCCGCATGGAGTGTTCTGACCACTGGATTAT